The following proteins come from a genomic window of Mustela lutreola isolate mMusLut2 chromosome 6, mMusLut2.pri, whole genome shotgun sequence:
- the LOC131834047 gene encoding LOW QUALITY PROTEIN: aldehyde dehydrogenase, dimeric NADP-preferring-like (The sequence of the model RefSeq protein was modified relative to this genomic sequence to represent the inferred CDS: inserted 1 base in 1 codon), translating into MSKISEVEQRARAAFNLGKTRPLQFWIQQLEALRRMIKEHEKDIVGALTVDLQKNEWNAYYEEMVYVLEEIEYMIKKLPEWAADEPVEKSLQTQQDECYIHSEPLGVVLVIGTWNYPFTVTIQPMVGAIAAGNAVVTKPSELSENMANLLATIVPQYLXRDLYPVITGGIPETTEVLKERFDHILYTGNTAVGKNIMMAAAKHLTPVMLELGGKNLCYVDKDCDLDIACRRIAWGKFMNSGQTCVGPDYILCDPSIQNQIVEKLKKSLKEFYGEDAKKSRDYGRIINSRHFQRVMGLIEGQKVAYGGTGDTATRYIAPTILIDVDPQSPVMQEEIFGTVMPIMCVRILEEAIQFINQREKPLALYVFSLNEKVVKKVIAETSSGGVTANDVIVHISVHSLPYGGVGNSGMGSYHGKKSFETFSHHRSCLVRPLLNDESLKARYPPSMAKMTRH; encoded by the exons ATGAGCAAAATAAGCGAGGTCGAGCAGCGGGCCAGAGCCGCCTTCAACTTGGGCAAGACCCGCCCGCTGCAGTTCTGGATCCAGCAGCTGGAGGCGCTGCGGCGCATGATCAAGGAGCACGAGAAGGACATCGTGGGCGCGCTGACCGTAGACCTCCAGAAGAATGAATGGAATGCCTACTACGAGGAGATGGTTTATGTCCTAGAAGAGATCGAGTACATGATCAAGAAGCTCCCCGAGTGGGCTGCAGATGAGCCCGTGGAGAAGAGTCTCCAGACCCAGCAGGACGAGTGTTACATCCACTCCGAGCCCCTGGGCGTGGTCCTCGTCATCGGCACCTGGAACTACCCCTTCACCGTCACCATCCAGCCCATGGTGGGCGCCATTGCTGCAGGGAATGCAGTGGTCACCAAGCCCTCGGAGCTGAGTGAGAACATGGCGAACCTGCTGGCCACCATCGTCCCTCAGTACC GCAGGGACCTGTACCCGGTGATCACTGGGGGCATTCCCGAGACCACAGAGGTGCTCAAGGAAAGATTTGACCATATTCTGTACACTGGGAACACCGCCGTGGGGAAGAACATCATGATGGCGGCAGCCAAGCACTTGACCCCCGTCATGCTGGAGCTGGGGGGGAAGAACCTCTGCTATGTAGACAAGGACTGTGACCTGGACATTGCCTGCAGACGCATCGCCTGGGGGAAATTCATGAACAGCGGCCAGACCTGTGTGGGCCCCGACTACATCCTCTGTGACCCCTCCATCCAGAATCAAATTGTGGAGAAGCTGAAAAAGTCCCTGAAAGAGTTCTATGGGGAGGACGCCAAGAAGTCCCGTGACTACGGAAGGATCATCAACTCCCGGCATTTCCAGAGGGTGATGGGCTTGATAGAGGGCCAGAAAGTCGCCTATGGAGGCACGGGGGACACGGCCACCCGATACATAGCCCCCACCATCCTCATAGATGTGGACCCCCAGTCTCCAGTGATGCAGGAGGAGATCTTTGGGACGGTGATGCCCATCATGTGTGTGCGCATCCTGGAGGAGGCCATCCAGTTCATCAACCAACGCGAGAAACCCCTGGCACTCTACGTGTTCTCTCTAAACGAAAAGGTGGTTAAGAAGGTGATTGCAGAGACATCAAGTGGTGGGGTGACGGCCAATGACGTCATCGTCCACATCTCTGTGCACTCCCTGCCTTACGGGGGTGTGGGGAATAGTGGCATGGGGTCCTACCATGGCAAGAAGAGCTTTGAGACCTTCTCCCACCACCGCTCCTGCCTGGTGAGGCCTCTACTGAATGATGAGTCCCTCAAAGCCAGGTACCCCCCGAGCATGGCCAAGATGACCCGTCACTGA